Genomic DNA from Oryza sativa Japonica Group chromosome 5, ASM3414082v1:
TATCGAGCATCTCCACCGTTTCTACCCATAATGTCGCGCGTTTTTTGCTTTCTtggggctcgggccaacccccgCACACTCCTCAGCCTGTGCGGGCTTGGCCGAGGGCTACCACTGTTAAATATGTTGTATCCAATCCCTCCCTCAGCAATAAATTTTTCTGCTTAATCAAAAGCTGTTGCGCGCCCTTTCTTACTCCTTCCTATGGCTCGTCCTGGCTTAAGGACGATTCGCGCTTGCTCCGGACCCTAAGTGGCGTTGGATAACCTGAAAATAACCGAAGGGGAGCCTGAACGCGGGCCGTGCCCCGGGCTGCAGCGAACCCTAGGGGCTCGGAAGGGCCTACACATGGCCATCCCCGACCCCCGATCACCGTGGCCTCGGTCTGGTTAGTCCCGCTGGGCGGCTCCCCTGGAGCGACGGCCTTGCCCCTCGCCACCTAAGTGTCGCGGACCAAGTGCAAATTCCCCCTTTTTACCGGAACGAGCCCGAGGGGCgggacaaagggagtaaaaATGGCAACTTGATCGTAAAGAAGTCAACTAAATGCGTTcgctttgtttttttccttgccGCAGGCATTTAGAAGAGAAAGCAAGGATGTAAAAGTGCAAAGGAGAAGCTTTATTTACAACCAGGATGGCACAATGGCCTAGAGTTTCAAGCGTTCACCACGAGCACATAACAAAATAAAGGAGGAGAGGCGGGGGCAATCACGGAGTGCCTGGGCCTCCAAGTACAGCGCCGCTGACCACCTTGTCCCAATCCTCGTTgccatcatcgccgccgccgtcatcactCCCGCTCTCCTCATCTGAGGGAAGCGCGAGGGTGAACCAAGGGGCCGTCCCCTCAAAGCTTGAGATGATCACGTCGGCCGCGTCCCGAACTTGCTCCTGAGCCCTCGTCTCAATCCCTGGGGGAAATCCTCGAGCACGTGCCACGGAAGGATGTTGGGGTCGCGAGCTTGATGACTCGCGAGGACAAGCTCCACCGCAGCCCGTGCCAAGGAAGCCGATGACGACTTCACGgcctcgccgacctcctcctccagcctctcGAGATCCGCCGCCATCTCGTCCAGCCGAAGCGCGAGCGCCGGTCTTGTGGGCAGGAGCTTCTTGTCCCGGCGCACGGAGATGCCCACCCGGCGTCCCACGCACTCCAGCCGTTCGATGGCATCGTAGAGTTGGCCAGGCCCGATGTCGTTGGTGAGGTGGAGGGCCGCGATCTCCCCAGCCTGGTTCTGTACCAGACACCCCAGGTTGGCGAGAGTATCTTGGGCCGCGGTGAGCTGGCTGACCAACTCGGCGTCGCCGGGCTGCCCGCGCGCTGCCAGTTCCTTCTCCCTGGCCTCCAGCTCAAGCGCCCTCGCCACCATCGCCGTGCGCTCAACACGGGCGCTTTCCACATGGCGGGTCTCATGCCCAGCAACGGCCTCCTCACATTTGGTGAGCTGCTCGCCTAGCCggcgcgccgccacctcgcggCGGTTCACCTCGGCCTCACGCTCGGCGAGCGCGGCATCTCGTTCCCGCCACGCCTCCTCTCGGAGCCACAGCTCCTCTGTGCGACGGGCCACTAAAGCCTCAGTGGCAATGGTG
This window encodes:
- the LOC136356647 gene encoding uncharacterized protein, with the protein product MHQAQLEEIQAREETLDSVMRETEEERQAALITSSALDEVLGNIRLQYEAYAEVLAKRVEDARGVLDAAAAQVRRASKVDASLRARSVALEAERKALDERTRFAQEFEATIRRRIEVLDRNQREQEGCGRAQAQRAQELEERALALEERARALDQHETTLAVHEATAAEAESSLRLREEAATERNQTTIATEALVARRTEELWLREEAWRERDAALAEREAEVNRREVAARRLGEQLTKCEEAVAGHETRHVESARVERTAMVARALELEAREKELAARGQPGDAELVSQLTAAQDTLANLGCLVQNQAGEIAALHLTNDIGPGQLYDAIERLECVGRRVGISVRRDKKLLPTRPALALRLDEMAADLERLEEEVGEAVKSSSASLARAAVELVLASHQARDPNILPWHVLEDFPQGLRRGLRSKFGTRPT